A single genomic interval of Carassius carassius chromosome 24, fCarCar2.1, whole genome shotgun sequence harbors:
- the LOC132102741 gene encoding syntaxin-12-like, protein MSYRMIDSSHSQPRDFNNLTQTCSSNIQKITQNTGQIKSMLFQLVTRPDTPELQDRLQQMQHYTNQLAKETNRHLKDLGSLPQPQSPSEQRQQKIQKDRLMNDFSAALNNFQVVQRRAAERERESVARARAGSRLQVDELSQDEQLVTFEKNEGWKMQTEEEPFTEEDIELIKERETNIRQLESDIMDVNQIFKDLAVMIHDQGDMIDSIEANVESAEVHVERGAEQLQQAAYHQRKSRKRMCILALVLSLVAATFAIIIWQAIR, encoded by the exons ATGTCTTACAGAATGATAGACAGCAGTCACTCCCAGCCGAGGGACTTCAACAACCTCACTCAAACATGCAGCTCAAATATCCAGAAAATCACGCAGAACA CTGGCCAAATCAAGAGCATGCTGTTCCAACTCGTTACCAGACCAGACACACCAGAACTTCAGGACAGACT CCAGCAAATGCAGCACTACACAAACCAGTTAGCAAAAGAGACCAACAGACATCTGAAAGACCTGGGCTCTTTACCACAGCCACAGTCTCCGTCAGAACAG CGACAGCAGAAGATTCAGAAAGACCGTCTGATGAATGACTTCTCAGCTGCCCTCAACAACTTCCAAGTGGTCCAGCGGCGAGCCGCGGAGAGGGAGCGTGAATCAGTGGCGCGGGCTCGAGCTGGCTCCAGACTCCAG GTTGAtgagctcagtcaagatgaacaGCTTGTGACATTTGAAAA aaatgaAGGGTGGAAGATGCAGACAGAAGAGGAGCCTTTCACCGAAGAGGACATTGAGCttattaaagagagagagacaaatatCCGTCAGCTGGAG TCAGACATTATGGATGTGAATCAGATCTTCAAGGACCTTGCAGTTATGATCCATGACCAGGGTGACATGATAG ATAGCATTGAAGCCAATGTGGAGAGTGCAGAGGTACATGTGGAGAGAGGAGCTGAACAACTCCAGCAGGCGGCTTATCATCAG agaaAATCCCGCAAAAGGATGTGTATTCTGGCTCTTGTCCTGTCGCTAGTGGCGGCCACCTTTGCTATAATTATTTGGCAAGCAATAAGATAA
- the LOC132103785 gene encoding blood vessel epicardial substance-like, with the protein MSDSLNYTISALPSSVPSVNGDPNTTLCQDWEQSHHLLFHLANLSLALGFLIPTTVALHMIFLRLLLMTGCFLFITWATLYRCTLDVMVWNVVFLLVNFMHFFFLLYKRRPIKIDRELKSLYKRMFEPLHVREALFQRLTGQFCTIQALKKGQVYAVEDKTSVDEHLSVLLKGKMKVSYRGHFLHNIYTNAFIDSPEFRSTQMNRSERFQVMITAEENCKLICWSRERLTYFLESETFLNEVFRYLIGKDITNKLYSLNDPTLSDKAVKKMDRHPSLCSQLSMMQMRNSMADTSETDDVLNQILRGGSTGSSLQKTPLTKVSTTMKPIEEGMEDEVFEPESPTTSQNISRTPREDM; encoded by the exons ATGTCAGACTCCTTGAATTACACAATATCTGCACTGCCCTCCAGTGTCCCGTCAGTCAATGGCGATCCTAACACCACATTGTGCCAGGACTGGGAGCAGTCTCATCACCTGCTGTTCCACCTGGCCAACCTGAGCCTTGCTCTAGGTTTCCTCATCCCCACCACAGTAGCGCTTCATATGATCTTCCTCAGACTGCTGCTGATGACAG GGTGCTTTTTGTTCATAACGTGGGCCACATTATATAGATGTACATTGGATGTGATGGTTTGGAATGTGGTTTTCCTTCTGGTGAACTTCATGCATTTCTTCTTCCTTCTTTATAAACGCAGACCG ATTAAGATTGACAGGGAGTTAAAATCATTGTACAAGCGTATGTTCGAGCCCCTGCATGTACGTGAAGCTCTGTTTCAGAGGCTCACTGGCCAGTTCTGCACCATCCAGGCCCTAAAGAAGGGCCAGGTCTATGCAGTAGAAGATAAAACCTCTGTTGATGAGCACCTCAGCGTTCTTCTCAAAGGAAA GATGAAGGTATCATATCGTGGCCATTTCTTGCATAATATTTATACCAATGCCTTCATCGACTCTCCAGAGTTCAGGTCAACTCAGATGAACAGGAGTGAGAGGTTTCAG GTGATGATCACTGCTGAGGAAAACTGCAAGCTTATCTGCTGGTCTAGAGAGCGTCTGACTTACTTCCTGGAGTCAGAGACTTTTCTGAATGAGGTGTTCAGGTACCTCATTGGCAAAGACATCACCAACAAGCTTTACTCTCTCAATGACCCAACCCTTAGTGACAAG GCTGTGAAGAAAATGGACCGTCATCCAAGTCTATGTTCTCAGCTGTCTATGATGCAAATGAGGAACAGCATGGCTGACACCAGTGAGACAGACGATGTCCTCAACCAGATCCTGAGAGGCGGGTCAACTGGCTCATCACTCC agaAAACTCCTCTGACAAAAGTATCCACGACTATGAAGCCAATTGAAGAAGGAATGGAAGATGAAGTTTTTGAACCTGAATCCCCCACTACCTCCCAGAACATTTCCAGGACCCCCAGAGAGgacatgtaa